The following proteins are co-located in the Rippkaea orientalis PCC 8801 genome:
- a CDS encoding lysophospholipid acyltransferase family protein, translating to MVDYEFQSREPIFNLIPYFLFKGIIIAPIFHTYFQGRIHGIQNLPVENPLIIVSNHASYFDPPILASSVNRPVAYMAKEELFEVPWLREGIRLYGAYPVKRGSGDRGAIRAALQALQEGWIVGIFLEGTRTPDGRIHDPKLGAAMIAAKAQLPLLPVCLWGTQKILQKGIPFPLPVPLTLRIGELIDPPASSKRGALEAVTQKCATAINALHDLGR from the coding sequence ATGGTTGATTATGAATTTCAGTCACGAGAACCAATCTTTAATTTAATTCCTTACTTTTTGTTTAAAGGGATAATTATTGCGCCAATTTTTCATACTTACTTCCAAGGAAGGATTCATGGAATCCAAAATCTTCCTGTAGAAAATCCCTTAATTATTGTAAGTAACCACGCCAGTTATTTTGATCCTCCCATACTAGCAAGTAGTGTGAATCGTCCAGTTGCCTATATGGCCAAAGAAGAATTATTTGAGGTTCCTTGGCTACGCGAAGGAATTAGGCTATATGGAGCCTATCCTGTCAAGCGAGGATCAGGCGATCGCGGTGCCATTCGGGCAGCTTTACAGGCACTCCAAGAGGGTTGGATCGTCGGCATTTTTCTAGAAGGAACCCGAACCCCCGATGGTCGCATTCATGACCCCAAATTAGGGGCAGCCATGATCGCTGCTAAAGCACAACTTCCCCTGCTTCCCGTCTGTTTATGGGGAACACAGAAGATTTTGCAAAAGGGTATTCCCTTTCCCCTTCCCGTTCCCCTAACCTTACGAATTGGGGAGTTAATTGATCCCCCTGCATCAAGTAAACGCGGCGCTCTCGAAGCAGTGACACAGAAATGCGCTACGGCCATTAATGCTCTGCACGATTTAGGACGTTAA
- a CDS encoding ParA family protein yields MKQGKKSVTTSSSKTTILAIVNGKGGVGKTTTAVNLAAVLAEKLEVLFVDADPQGSATWWTERSEAGMDFDLTAETNPELLGKLREINDYELIIVDTPPALRSEALKAVITSADYLVLPTPPAPMDLTALIETVRTMVVPLKTAHRVLLTKVDSRSLKETLEAQNTLLELGIPSCHAFVRQYKAHERAVLEGVPITEWKGKNAKEAQADYRRVAEELQRDWSK; encoded by the coding sequence ATGAAGCAGGGGAAAAAATCCGTAACAACATCTTCATCTAAGACAACAATTCTTGCTATTGTTAATGGCAAAGGCGGTGTGGGGAAAACAACGACGGCGGTTAATTTAGCAGCCGTTTTAGCCGAAAAACTCGAGGTTTTGTTCGTAGATGCTGATCCCCAAGGTTCGGCTACTTGGTGGACCGAACGCAGTGAAGCAGGGATGGATTTTGATTTGACGGCAGAGACAAATCCCGAACTGTTGGGGAAACTTCGTGAAATTAATGATTATGAACTGATTATCGTAGATACTCCCCCCGCTTTGCGCTCAGAAGCCCTAAAAGCGGTCATTACCTCTGCTGATTACTTAGTTTTGCCTACACCTCCCGCACCGATGGATTTAACTGCCCTAATTGAAACGGTACGAACGATGGTAGTTCCCCTGAAAACAGCCCATCGAGTCTTGTTAACCAAAGTAGACTCCCGTAGTCTCAAGGAAACCCTAGAGGCACAAAATACCCTTCTAGAGTTGGGAATACCCTCTTGTCATGCCTTTGTGCGTCAGTATAAAGCTCATGAACGTGCCGTATTAGAAGGGGTTCCTATCACTGAATGGAAGGGAAAAAACGCTAAAGAAGCACAAGCAGATTATCGTCGAGTCGCAGAAGAATTACAACGAGATTGGAGTAAATAA
- the psaC gene encoding photosystem I iron-sulfur center protein PsaC — translation MSHKVKIYDTCIGCTQCVRACPLDVLEMVPWDGCKAAQIASSPRTEDCVGCKRCETACPTDFLSIRVYLGAETTRSMGLAY, via the coding sequence ATGTCTCATAAAGTCAAAATCTACGATACTTGCATTGGTTGCACTCAGTGCGTTCGCGCTTGTCCTCTCGATGTTCTGGAGATGGTTCCCTGGGATGGCTGTAAAGCTGCTCAGATCGCTTCTTCTCCTCGTACAGAAGACTGCGTTGGTTGCAAGCGGTGCGAAACGGCTTGTCCGACTGATTTCTTGAGTATCCGCGTCTATTTAGGAGCGGAAACTACCCGCAGTATGGGCTTAGCCTACTAA
- the recJ gene encoding single-stranded-DNA-specific exonuclease RecJ, which translates to MKLPRQRWEIATPNPEQVKQLIEATGLSPLIAKVIINRGIDTVKSTQVYLDPEVENLPSPLKEFPDLATSITLLQEAITTGEKIAICGDYDADGMTSTALLLRAFSQLGADIYYEIPSRMKDGYGINERIVEAFADQGVGVILTVDNGISAYQPIQRAIELGLTVIITDHHDLPEKLPPADAILNPKLLPENSPYRGLAGVGVAYILAVTTAQSLGITQGFIDPLLELFTLGTIADLAPLIGVNRRWLKRGLRRLPKSQLAGVQALMQVAGVSEEQKQLKPDDIGFRLGPRINAIGRIGDPQMIIELLTTDDPGIALERAMQCEQINAKRKAMCEQIELEAVHLVENTPIPWKKDRVLVVVQSNWHHGVIGIVASRLVERYGVPVFIGTYEENPSKIRGSARGIKEFNIFEALDFCGDLLGKYGGHKAAGGFSLLAKNLDHFKQRLSTFAHQYLEPHHLKPLVSIDAEANFDQLTPLLHQSIDQLQPWGIGNEFPVFWTPNVQVLEQRIVGKNHLKLVFCQDNNENQMKAVAWRWGEYFPLPKRVDIAYKLKENNWNGETNIEIEIIGIRLPLLETNSKPVMFEYQGKKYWCNFSSINNELKIKNEQGKVLAVTKGQRKGLLGTNRETAKEVDITQPHYYQLIKAAMGILGLSK; encoded by the coding sequence ATGAAATTACCCCGTCAGCGATGGGAAATTGCTACCCCAAACCCGGAACAAGTCAAACAACTTATTGAGGCAACAGGACTATCTCCCTTAATTGCTAAAGTAATTATTAATCGAGGGATAGACACAGTTAAATCGACTCAAGTATATCTCGATCCTGAAGTAGAAAATCTGCCTTCTCCCCTCAAAGAATTTCCCGATTTAGCCACCAGTATTACCCTTTTACAAGAGGCGATCACAACAGGAGAAAAGATCGCTATTTGTGGCGATTATGATGCCGATGGGATGACAAGTACTGCTCTATTATTACGCGCTTTTAGTCAATTGGGAGCAGATATTTATTACGAAATTCCTAGCAGAATGAAGGACGGTTATGGCATTAATGAGCGGATTGTTGAAGCGTTTGCTGATCAAGGGGTAGGTGTTATTCTAACGGTTGATAATGGCATTTCTGCCTATCAACCGATTCAACGGGCTATAGAATTAGGACTAACAGTTATTATTACCGATCACCACGATCTCCCTGAAAAATTACCCCCTGCGGATGCTATTTTAAACCCAAAACTATTACCCGAAAATTCTCCCTATCGGGGATTAGCGGGGGTAGGGGTTGCCTATATTTTAGCGGTAACAACAGCACAAAGTTTAGGGATAACTCAAGGATTTATTGACCCTTTATTAGAACTTTTTACCCTAGGAACGATTGCGGATTTAGCTCCCTTAATTGGGGTTAACCGACGCTGGTTAAAACGGGGATTAAGAAGACTTCCTAAATCTCAATTAGCGGGGGTACAGGCATTAATGCAAGTAGCGGGAGTTAGCGAAGAACAAAAACAATTAAAACCTGATGATATTGGCTTTAGATTAGGTCCAAGAATTAATGCCATAGGACGGATTGGTGATCCTCAAATGATCATCGAATTACTAACAACAGATGATCCGGGGATAGCATTAGAAAGAGCGATGCAATGTGAACAGATTAATGCTAAACGTAAGGCAATGTGTGAACAAATCGAACTCGAAGCGGTTCATCTAGTGGAAAATACCCCTATTCCTTGGAAAAAAGATCGCGTTTTAGTTGTTGTTCAATCTAACTGGCATCATGGTGTTATTGGCATTGTTGCCTCTCGTTTAGTGGAACGGTATGGGGTTCCGGTTTTTATTGGAACCTATGAAGAAAATCCTAGTAAAATTAGGGGTTCAGCGCGAGGAATTAAAGAGTTTAATATCTTTGAAGCCTTGGATTTTTGTGGGGATTTATTGGGGAAATACGGGGGACATAAGGCGGCTGGAGGGTTTAGTTTATTAGCCAAGAATTTAGATCATTTTAAACAGAGATTAAGCACCTTTGCTCATCAATATTTAGAACCCCATCATCTCAAACCATTAGTCAGTATTGATGCTGAAGCTAATTTTGATCAATTAACTCCCCTTTTACATCAATCCATTGATCAACTTCAACCCTGGGGAATTGGCAACGAATTTCCTGTTTTTTGGACTCCTAATGTTCAGGTTTTAGAACAAAGAATCGTCGGAAAAAATCACCTAAAATTAGTTTTCTGTCAAGACAATAATGAAAACCAGATGAAAGCCGTTGCTTGGCGATGGGGAGAATATTTTCCTCTTCCTAAAAGAGTTGATATTGCCTATAAGCTGAAAGAAAATAATTGGAATGGTGAAACGAATATTGAAATAGAGATTATTGGCATTCGTCTACCTTTATTAGAAACCAATAGTAAACCCGTTATGTTTGAATACCAAGGTAAAAAGTATTGGTGTAATTTTTCATCGATTAATAATGAATTAAAAATCAAAAATGAACAAGGCAAAGTATTAGCTGTTACGAAGGGACAGCGTAAAGGACTTTTAGGAACAAATCGAGAAACTGCTAAAGAAGTTGATATTACTCAACCTCATTATTATCAGTTAATTAAAGCTGCTATGGGAATTTTAGGGTTATCTAAATAA
- a CDS encoding AAA family ATPase, which produces MKIKVKNLGVLKQAEFTLGDLTIICGQNNTGKTYATYALFGFLSTWKQILSIEISDNKIEELLTDGVTHIDVEDYVKQANQIVNKGCQAYSQKLSRVFAAQESLFKDAEFSIVLEDKDINLETIIKHEIGSGKTSIFNISNQEKTTELIVTLLVEQKEVKIPIEILKRMISDSIKDIIFDKALARPFIASAERTGAAIFRKELNFARNRLLEEMGKLDKDIDPIELLFKEYQDYALAIKTNVEFTRNLETISKKNSFIAEEYPDILTDFSDIIGGEYTVTRNDELYYIPKGQRVKLTMDESSSAVRSLLDIGFYLRHEAQPNDLLMVDEPELNLHPENQRKMARLFARLVNLGIKVYMTTHSDYIVKELNTLIMLKNDKPYLKDIAQRERYKSEELLSVEKIKVYIAEKAAIKLDGKTRKSQCHTLREAKITQQFGIEASSFDTTINEMNRIQEEIVWGE; this is translated from the coding sequence ATGAAAATTAAAGTTAAAAATCTAGGGGTTTTAAAACAAGCTGAATTTACCCTAGGTGATTTGACGATTATTTGTGGTCAAAATAATACCGGAAAAACCTACGCAACTTATGCACTATTTGGCTTTTTATCGACTTGGAAACAGATATTATCTATCGAAATTAGTGACAATAAGATTGAGGAACTCCTGACGGATGGTGTAACTCATATTGATGTAGAAGACTATGTTAAACAAGCCAATCAAATTGTTAATAAAGGATGTCAAGCTTATAGCCAAAAATTATCAAGGGTTTTTGCTGCACAAGAATCCTTATTTAAAGATGCAGAATTTTCTATTGTTTTAGAGGATAAAGATATTAACCTTGAGACAATCATTAAACACGAAATTGGATCGGGAAAGACATCGATTTTTAATATTTCAAATCAAGAAAAAACAACAGAATTAATCGTTACTTTACTTGTTGAGCAAAAAGAAGTAAAAATCCCTATAGAGATTCTTAAACGGATGATTTCTGATAGTATTAAAGACATTATTTTTGACAAAGCTTTAGCCCGCCCTTTTATTGCTAGTGCCGAACGAACTGGGGCAGCTATTTTTCGTAAAGAATTGAATTTTGCTCGTAATCGTTTATTAGAAGAAATGGGTAAACTTGACAAAGATATTGATCCCATTGAATTACTATTTAAAGAGTATCAAGATTATGCTTTAGCGATAAAAACTAACGTTGAATTTACCAGAAATCTTGAAACGATATCTAAAAAAAATAGTTTTATTGCAGAAGAATATCCGGATATATTGACAGATTTTTCTGATATTATTGGGGGAGAATATACTGTTACCCGCAATGATGAACTTTATTATATACCCAAGGGGCAACGAGTCAAGCTAACTATGGATGAGAGTTCTAGTGCCGTTCGTTCTTTACTTGATATTGGGTTTTATTTAAGACATGAAGCGCAACCGAATGATTTATTAATGGTAGATGAACCCGAATTGAATTTACACCCTGAAAACCAGCGAAAAATGGCGCGACTTTTTGCTCGTTTAGTCAATTTAGGGATTAAGGTTTATATGACTACCCATAGCGATTATATTGTTAAAGAATTGAATACCTTAATTATGCTTAAGAATGATAAACCCTATCTTAAAGATATTGCCCAAAGGGAGAGATATAAATCTGAAGAACTTTTATCGGTTGAAAAAATTAAGGTTTATATTGCAGAAAAAGCCGCAATAAAACTTGATGGTAAAACCAGAAAAAGTCAGTGTCATACCCTGAGAGAAGCTAAGATTACCCAACAATTTGGTATTGAAGCAAGTAGTTTTGATACTACCATTAATGAAATGAATCGCATTCAAGAAGAAATTGTCTGGGGTGAGTAA
- the gyrB gene encoding DNA topoisomerase (ATP-hydrolyzing) subunit B → MTTSDYGAQQIQVLEGLEPVRKRPGMYIGTTGPRGLHHLVYEVVDNSIDEALAGYCTHIEIDINSDGSVTVTDDGRGIPTDIHPTTGKSALETVMTVLHAGGKFGGGGYKVSGGLHGVGISVVNALSEWVNVTVWREGNIHTQRYERGNPVTSLAANPDPDHSTGTSISFLPDIEIFSGGIEFDYNTLSGRLRELAYLNAGVKITFTDNRPAEIHQETYCYEGGIKEYVAYMCRDKDALHQDIIYVSGEKNGVQIEVALQWCIDAYSDNLLGFANNIRTIDGGTHLEGLKTVLTRTINNVARKRNKIKENEANLGGENVREGLTGVISVKVPEPEFEGQTKTKLGNTEVRGIVDSLVGEVLNEYLEFNPQVADNIIEKAVQAFKAAEAARRARELVRRKSVLESSPLPGKLADCSTRDPEESEIFLVEGDSAGGSAKQGRDRRFQAILPLRGKILNIEKTDDAKIYKNNEIQSLITALGLGIKGEEFDPSQLRYHRVVIMTDADVDGAHIRTLLLTFFYRYQRELVDQGYVYIACPPLYKVERGRNHVYCYNERELQEHLNSLPANANYTIQRFKGLGEMMPTQLWETTMNPETRTMKRVEIEDAAEADRIFTVLMGDRVAPRREFIETYGPKLNLTDLDI, encoded by the coding sequence ATGACAACGAGTGATTACGGTGCACAACAGATACAAGTTCTCGAAGGGTTAGAACCCGTCCGCAAGCGTCCAGGGATGTATATCGGGACAACCGGACCGAGGGGACTCCATCATCTCGTCTATGAAGTGGTTGATAATTCCATTGATGAAGCGTTAGCCGGGTACTGTACGCACATTGAAATCGATATTAACTCCGATGGATCCGTAACCGTTACCGACGATGGTCGGGGTATTCCCACGGATATCCATCCTACTACGGGAAAATCTGCCTTAGAAACCGTAATGACCGTTCTCCACGCTGGCGGTAAATTTGGCGGTGGCGGCTACAAGGTGTCTGGAGGGTTACACGGGGTGGGAATTTCCGTGGTCAACGCTTTATCAGAATGGGTGAATGTGACGGTTTGGCGAGAAGGAAATATCCATACCCAACGCTACGAACGGGGGAACCCTGTTACCTCTCTAGCAGCTAACCCTGACCCCGACCATTCAACGGGAACGTCTATTTCTTTTTTACCTGATATTGAAATTTTCTCAGGGGGAATTGAGTTTGATTATAATACTTTGTCAGGAAGATTACGCGAATTAGCCTATTTGAATGCAGGGGTTAAAATTACCTTTACTGATAATCGTCCCGCAGAAATTCACCAAGAAACCTATTGTTATGAAGGCGGAATTAAGGAATATGTCGCCTATATGTGTCGGGATAAAGACGCATTACACCAAGATATTATTTATGTTTCAGGGGAGAAAAATGGGGTTCAAATTGAAGTGGCTTTGCAGTGGTGTATTGATGCCTATAGTGATAATTTATTAGGCTTTGCTAATAATATTCGGACGATTGACGGGGGAACCCATTTAGAAGGATTAAAAACCGTTCTTACTCGGACGATTAATAATGTTGCTCGCAAACGCAATAAAATCAAAGAAAATGAGGCTAATTTAGGGGGAGAAAACGTCCGCGAGGGGTTAACAGGGGTGATATCGGTTAAAGTTCCTGAACCCGAATTTGAAGGACAGACAAAAACCAAGTTAGGCAATACAGAAGTGCGAGGTATTGTTGACTCTTTGGTGGGAGAAGTTCTCAATGAATATTTAGAATTTAATCCCCAGGTCGCGGATAATATTATTGAGAAAGCAGTACAGGCGTTTAAGGCAGCAGAAGCAGCGCGTCGGGCACGGGAATTAGTGCGACGCAAGTCGGTTTTAGAATCATCTCCCTTACCTGGAAAATTAGCAGATTGTAGTACCAGAGATCCTGAAGAATCGGAAATTTTCTTAGTAGAAGGAGACTCCGCAGGAGGAAGCGCGAAACAGGGACGCGATCGCCGTTTTCAAGCCATCCTACCGTTACGGGGTAAAATCCTCAATATTGAGAAGACAGATGATGCTAAAATCTACAAAAATAATGAGATTCAATCTTTAATTACTGCCCTAGGATTAGGCATTAAAGGAGAAGAATTTGATCCCTCCCAATTGCGCTATCATCGTGTTGTTATTATGACCGATGCTGACGTAGATGGAGCCCATATTCGGACGCTTTTATTGACCTTTTTCTATCGCTATCAACGCGAATTAGTTGATCAGGGATATGTTTATATTGCTTGTCCTCCGTTGTATAAAGTAGAACGGGGACGCAATCATGTCTATTGTTACAATGAACGGGAATTACAAGAACATTTGAATAGTTTACCCGCTAATGCTAACTATACTATTCAACGGTTTAAAGGGTTAGGAGAAATGATGCCTACCCAACTGTGGGAAACGACAATGAACCCCGAAACTCGAACGATGAAACGGGTAGAAATTGAAGATGCTGCCGAAGCGGATCGTATCTTTACCGTACTGATGGGCGATCGCGTAGCCCCAAGACGAGAATTTATTGAAACCTATGGACCTAAGTTAAATCTAACCGATTTGGATATTTAG
- a CDS encoding AAA family ATPase has translation MSTDKNYHDIVKADLEKLRQKEQQEQQRRQQEMQSDLERLRKEVQHEEQRRQQQLKQEQERLRQEELRKQQKLAQQIKRQQEYERLRQKRQFKPQENLINYQDLTLDLYNDNSAIYSPNYDNLAYHLQELNNLIGLKNLKDEVRTFINFLKIQQLREQQGLAKSPISLHSVFCGAPGTGKTTVARLMGQIYRQLGLLKKGHLIETDRSGMVAGYVGQTATKVDELVEAALDGVLFIDEAYTLKPQDSGHDFGQEAIDTLLKRMEDNRERLVVIVAGYGEEMERFINSNPGLKSRFNRYFHFEDYTPQELLAIFESICQKNNYELTNEAKINLLKQLIELYHQRDKSFGNGRLVRNLFEKTIEKQANRLITIPNLNPNLMQQLLAEDLPQ, from the coding sequence ATGTCTACTGATAAAAATTATCATGATATCGTTAAAGCTGATCTGGAAAAATTAAGGCAAAAAGAACAGCAAGAACAACAACGTCGTCAGCAAGAAATGCAAAGCGATCTTGAAAGATTAAGGAAAGAAGTTCAGCACGAAGAACAACGCCGTCAACAACAACTAAAACAAGAACAAGAAAGATTAAGACAAGAAGAACTGCGAAAACAGCAAAAACTAGCACAGCAAATCAAGCGACAACAAGAATACGAAAGATTAAGACAAAAAAGGCAATTTAAACCACAAGAAAACCTGATAAACTATCAAGACTTAACCCTAGATTTATATAATGATAACTCAGCTATTTATTCCCCAAATTATGACAACCTTGCTTATCACCTTCAAGAATTGAATAATCTGATTGGATTGAAGAATCTTAAAGATGAAGTGCGGACGTTTATTAATTTTCTCAAAATTCAACAATTACGAGAACAACAAGGATTAGCTAAAAGTCCCATTAGTTTACATTCCGTTTTTTGTGGAGCCCCAGGAACGGGAAAAACTACCGTTGCGCGTTTAATGGGTCAAATTTATCGACAATTAGGACTCTTAAAAAAAGGACATTTAATTGAAACTGATCGTTCAGGAATGGTCGCCGGATATGTGGGACAAACCGCAACAAAAGTTGATGAATTAGTCGAAGCAGCCTTAGATGGCGTATTATTTATTGATGAAGCTTATACCCTAAAACCGCAAGATTCCGGTCATGATTTCGGACAAGAAGCCATTGATACATTACTCAAAAGAATGGAAGATAATCGAGAAAGACTGGTCGTTATTGTGGCAGGTTATGGGGAAGAAATGGAACGCTTTATCAACTCTAATCCAGGCTTGAAATCCCGCTTTAATCGCTATTTCCATTTTGAAGATTATACCCCCCAAGAATTATTAGCCATCTTTGAATCAATTTGTCAAAAAAATAATTATGAATTAACAAACGAAGCAAAAATAAACTTATTAAAGCAATTGATAGAGTTATATCACCAACGAGATAAAAGTTTTGGGAATGGGCGATTAGTGAGAAATTTATTTGAAAAAACTATCGAAAAACAAGCCAATCGATTAATAACAATCCCTAATCTGAATCCCAATCTTATGCAACAGCTTTTAGCCGAAGATCTGCCTCAGTAG
- a CDS encoding YaaW family protein — protein sequence MDELRSALELATEEELRHLTQILFSRKFNPLDYLQTPDPIEVESQDWGSWLDSLEQRFRYLAADGMTILQRKSNKVSYRQILIRVCQYLKLPYSTEMSTTDIEAEIFLHLVGKAWQKLPDAEQKSLTAKIERSLTHPSLSEPLPDEFQRNPLSLILKGSSVFAVNSLLKPWLLRQIAEQFALHFTRYQVAKQALISGGAAAANQIAVNTARRSMMATAARYGAVRSVFAFLGPVLWGWFLADLGWRAIATNYGRIIPVIFALAQIRLTRGEYWEPA from the coding sequence TTGGATGAACTACGATCAGCCTTAGAATTAGCCACAGAGGAGGAACTTCGTCATTTAACCCAAATTCTCTTCTCTCGTAAATTCAACCCCCTAGATTACCTACAAACCCCCGATCCGATCGAAGTAGAAAGCCAAGACTGGGGAAGTTGGTTAGACTCACTAGAACAACGATTTCGTTATTTAGCTGCCGATGGCATGACCATTTTACAGAGAAAAAGCAATAAAGTCAGTTATCGTCAAATTTTGATTCGTGTCTGTCAATATCTCAAACTCCCCTACTCTACCGAGATGTCTACCACAGATATTGAAGCCGAAATTTTCCTGCATTTAGTGGGTAAAGCGTGGCAAAAACTGCCCGATGCTGAACAAAAAAGCTTAACAGCGAAAATTGAGCGATCGCTAACTCATCCAAGTTTATCCGAACCCCTACCCGACGAATTTCAACGAAACCCCCTCAGTCTCATCCTCAAAGGTAGTAGTGTTTTCGCCGTTAATTCCCTCCTCAAACCCTGGCTACTCAGACAAATAGCCGAACAATTTGCCCTTCATTTTACCCGCTACCAAGTCGCCAAACAAGCCTTAATTAGCGGTGGGGCGGCTGCCGCCAATCAAATTGCCGTTAATACCGCCCGACGGAGTATGATGGCAACAGCCGCCCGTTATGGCGCAGTTCGTAGCGTTTTTGCCTTTCTCGGTCCCGTGTTATGGGGGTGGTTTTTAGCCGATCTCGGTTGGCGGGCGATCGCGACTAACTATGGTCGCATCATTCCTGTAATTTTTGCTTTAGCCCAAATTCGTCTTACCCGTGGAGAATATTGGGAACCCGCTTGA
- a CDS encoding O-antigen ligase family protein, which yields MVENCLKFGLFLLPFSADLGVASLVIALFVQWKQQYPKIIAHRPYRGLGLLSLWLILTTLFAVQPIQALEGLPNLLPGIAVWAAFSLFFTSFSRLYSLAWWLVLTAIPLSGLGFLQLIWGWESPLFLRAIGIKLVAYGNPDGRMSSLLMYANILSIYLLITFLLGMGLWIHTYRLWQKKKETGSLGKLAILTLGVLGSGIGLILTNSRSVWGLALLGVMAFALYLRWYWILGIAVIAVGAVCWSAWIPWGQETMRQIVPAYFWARLTDELYDDRYVTALRTTQWSVAWDMMLQRPWFGWGLRNFTPVYQERMNVWMGHPHNLFLMLLAEIGIPGTLLFCGLVAQVLFKGSQQLIPWPNKKEIDPDHLLLFTYLVTFSGCILFNIFDVTIFDIRVNLLGWFLLAAITGIVIVKPQQVMG from the coding sequence ATGGTGGAAAATTGCCTAAAATTTGGACTGTTTCTTCTGCCCTTTTCCGCCGATCTTGGAGTAGCATCTCTCGTTATTGCTTTATTTGTCCAGTGGAAGCAACAGTACCCTAAAATTATCGCCCATCGACCCTATCGTGGGTTAGGGTTATTGAGTCTTTGGCTAATTCTGACCACCCTCTTCGCCGTTCAACCCATTCAGGCCTTAGAAGGACTGCCTAATTTGTTACCCGGTATCGCTGTATGGGCAGCTTTTAGTTTATTTTTTACCAGTTTTTCGCGGTTATATTCCCTAGCTTGGTGGCTAGTGTTAACCGCCATTCCTCTATCCGGGTTAGGATTTCTACAATTAATCTGGGGGTGGGAAAGTCCCCTCTTTTTAAGGGCGATTGGCATTAAATTAGTCGCCTATGGCAACCCCGATGGACGAATGTCTTCCTTATTGATGTATGCTAACATTTTGTCCATTTATCTGTTGATTACCTTTCTTTTAGGCATGGGTTTATGGATTCATACCTACCGTCTTTGGCAAAAGAAAAAGGAAACCGGGTCACTAGGAAAACTGGCAATTCTAACCCTAGGGGTGTTAGGGTCAGGTATTGGGCTAATTTTAACCAATTCCCGCAGTGTTTGGGGCTTAGCCCTCTTGGGAGTCATGGCATTTGCCCTGTATTTGCGTTGGTATTGGATTTTAGGGATAGCTGTGATCGCCGTTGGGGCAGTGTGTTGGTCTGCCTGGATTCCCTGGGGACAGGAAACCATGCGTCAAATCGTTCCGGCCTATTTTTGGGCAAGGCTAACCGATGAATTATACGATGATCGCTATGTGACGGCCTTGAGAACCACACAATGGTCAGTGGCCTGGGATATGATGTTACAGCGTCCTTGGTTCGGGTGGGGACTGCGTAATTTTACCCCAGTGTATCAAGAACGGATGAATGTTTGGATGGGACACCCTCACAATTTATTTTTAATGCTACTCGCAGAAATTGGTATTCCTGGAACCTTACTGTTTTGTGGATTAGTTGCCCAAGTCCTGTTTAAAGGATCTCAGCAATTAATTCCCTGGCCTAACAAAAAAGAAATAGACCCCGATCATTTACTCTTATTTACCTATTTAGTCACCTTTAGTGGCTGTATTTTATTTAATATCTTTGATGTGACCATTTTTGATATCCGGGTGAATCTTCTCGGCTGGTTTCTCTTAGCAGCAATTACAGGCATTGTCATCGTAAAACCGCAACAGGTCATGGGGTGA